From the genome of Drosophila melanogaster chromosome 2L, one region includes:
- the Gr23a gene encoding gustatory receptor 23a, isoform C, with translation MKTLECLTRRFLEVIFSVLALVPLPPISQLGWLFLSLAIRCCWIVYFIYLLDVAISFSWVAIENVGNAVGTMLFVGNSVLGFALLLESVLKQKTHSQLEDLRVQTELQLQRLGMFGRSRHAAYLLPLIGVQFTCDLVRLATNFGETVSPVFCISLPLMWLLRYRYVQLVQHVMDLNQRSIHLRRSLLSMASGNDLWQPYGVQECLQLQTLRTTYERIFECYETFSDCYGWGMLGLHLLTSFQFVTNAYWMIMGIYDGGNVRSLIFNGATGIDFGTPIATLFWHGDSGAENGRQIGCLISKLVKPQGSKLYNDLVSEFSLQTLHQRFVVTAKDFFSLNLHLLSSMFAAVVTYLVILIQFMFAERSSTRGSG, from the exons ATGAAGACTTTGGAGTGCCTGACCCGCCGTTTCCTGGAAGTTATCTTCTCTGTACTCGCCTTGGTTCCACTTCCTCCTATTTCGCAGTTGGGATGGCTGTTTTTATCATTGGCCATTCGCTGCTGTTGGATAGtttactttatatatttgctGGACGTTGCCATCAGCTTTTCGTGGGTGGCCATCGAAAATGTTGGAAATGCCGTGGGCACCATGCTGTTCGTGGGAAACTCCGTGCTGGGATTTGCGCTCCTGCTGGAGAGTGTCCTTAAGCAGAAGACCCACAGCCAGCTGGAGGATCTGCGAGTCCAGACGGAGTTGCAACTGCAAAGACTTGGAATGTTCGGGAGATCTCGCCACGCGGCATACCTATTGCCACTAATTGGAGTTCAGTTTACTTGTGATCTTGTGAGACTTGCGACCAATTTTGGGGAGACGGTATCGCCTGTGTTTTGTATATCCTTACCACTGATGTGGCTACTACGGTATCGCTATGTTCAACTGGTGCAGCACGTCATGGATCTGAATCAGAGATCCATCCACTTGCGCCGATCCCTGTTGTCCATGGCCTCCGGAAACGATCTGTGGCAGCCCTACGGAGTCCAAGAGTGCCTTCAACTCCAGACCCTGCGCACCACCTACGAAAGGATCTTCGAGTGCTACGAAACATTCAGCGACTGCTATGGATGGGGAATGCTGGGACTCCATTTGCTGACCAGCTTTCAGTTCGTGACCAATGCCTACTGGATGATCATGGGCATTTACGATGGCGGCAATGTCCGTTCACTGATCTTCAACGGAGCCACGGGGATCGACTTCGGCACTCCAATTGCCACTCTTTTTTGGCACGGCGATTCAGGTGCGGAAAAT GGCCGGCAAATCGGTTGTCTAATTTCGAAGTTGGTAAAACCCCAGGGCAGCAAACTATACAATGATTTGGTAAGTGAATTTTCACTTCAAACACTGCACCAGCGATTTGTGGTGACCGCCAAGGATTTCTTCAGTCTCAATCTGCATCTACTGAGTAGT ATGTTTGCAGCTGTGGTCACATATCTGGTTATTCTCATACAGTTCATGTTCGCCGAAAGGAGTTCAACGCGAGGCAGCGGATGA
- the Gr23a gene encoding gustatory receptor 23a, isoform B — translation MFPPTRVQASSRVVLKIFHFILVAFSLRSRRLSRLVLWLQFLGWLTWFISMWTQSVIYAQTIDCTLDCSLRHILTFFQTVSHAFIVVTSFLDGFRIKQDQLDEPIAFEDSDPWLAFTVLAMLVPTLGVEYLVCSNAPEYAFRIRIYHLKTLPSFLALQVQIISFILEVMKVNIRVRQTKLQLLILARELSCRWPQRKQKPQFSDQQAHRVKDLKRRYNDLHYLFVRINGYFGGSLLTIIIVHFAIFVSNSYWLFVDIRTRPWRIYAILLNLGFIFNVALQMAAACWHCQQSYNLGRQIGCLISKLVKPQGSKLYNDLVSEFSLQTLHQRFVVTAKDFFSLNLHLLSSMFAAVVTYLVILIQFMFAERSSTRGSG, via the exons ATGTTTCCGCCGACAAGAGTGCAAGCTAGCTCACGAGTGGTCCTTaagattttccatttcattttggtGGCATTTTCTTTGAGATCAAGGAGACTATCTCGTTTGGTCCTGTGGTTACAGTTTCTGGGTTGGCTAACCTGGTTTATTTCCATGTGGACTCAAAGTGTGATATATGCCCAAACGATTGACTGCACATTGGACTGCTCACTGCGGCATATACTCACATTTTTCCAGACGGTCTCACATGCCTTCATTGTGGTTACCTCCTTTCTTGATGGTTTCAGAATCAAGCAGGACCAGTTGGACGAACCGATTGCGTTCGAGGACTCCGATCCCTGGTTGGCCTTCACTGTGCTGGCGATGCTGGTTCCCACTTTGGGAGTAGAGTATTTGGTGTGCTCGAACGCGCCAGAATATGCCTTTCGTATCAGGATCTATCACCTGAAAACGCTGCCCAGTTTTCTGGCTCTGCAGGTGCAGATTATATCCTTTATCCTGGAGGTCATGAAGGTGAACATAAGGGTTCGCCAGACcaagctgcagctgctgatTCTGGCCAGGGAATTATCCTGTCGTTGGCCACAGAGAAAGCAAAAGCCGCAGTTTTCCGACCAACAGGCCCATCGAGTGAAAGACCTGAAAAGGCGCTATAATGACCTACattatttgtttgttcgcATTAATGGCTATTTTGGAGGCAGCCTTCTGACCATCATCATTGTTCACTTTGCGATCTTTGTTTCCAACTCCTATTGGCTATTCGTGGATATCAGAACAAGACCCTGGAGGATATATGCCATCTTGCTCAACTTGggatttattttcaatgtagCCCTGCAAATGGCAGCTGCTTGTTGGCACTGTCAACAAAGCTATAATCTA GGCCGGCAAATCGGTTGTCTAATTTCGAAGTTGGTAAAACCCCAGGGCAGCAAACTATACAATGATTTGGTAAGTGAATTTTCACTTCAAACACTGCACCAGCGATTTGTGGTGACCGCCAAGGATTTCTTCAGTCTCAATCTGCATCTACTGAGTAGT ATGTTTGCAGCTGTGGTCACATATCTGGTTATTCTCATACAGTTCATGTTCGCCGAAAGGAGTTCAACGCGAGGCAGCGGATGA